A window from Triticum aestivum cultivar Chinese Spring chromosome 6D, IWGSC CS RefSeq v2.1, whole genome shotgun sequence encodes these proteins:
- the LOC123145970 gene encoding heparanase-like protein 3 yields MAAGLLLPQAARLCFCVWAVAVLSLAGSSAAVNGTSAGAAGAVGEAVVVDARAAVAETDSAFVCATLDWWPPEKCDYGTCAWGRAGLLNLDLSSKILQNAVKAFSPLRLRLGGSLQDLVVYGTGDTGAPCSPFTKNTSAMFGFTQGCLPMHRWDELNAFFQKSGAQIVFGLNALNGRVPMPDGSMGGPWDYTNAASFIHYTVSKGYDIYGWELGNELSGSGVGTRVGADQYAADVINLNQVVDKAYQGSKPLVIAPGGFFDAGWFTELVAKTKPNQMDVITHHIYNLGPGVDTHLVEKILNPSYLDNMVSTFSNLQGILKSAGTSTTAWVGEAGGAYNSGHHLVTDAFVFSFWYLDQLGMSAKYDTKSYCRQTLVGGNYGLLNTTTFEPNPDYYSALLWHRLMGTKVLSTTFNGTNKIRAYTHCAKDSQGITLLLINLSGNNTNHIYVTSEGAQEVTHPHVAKEHTRSIPKLGETAGLTRQEYHLTAKDGNLQSQHMLLNGNVLATGANGAIPKLEPVQVEGTEPITVAPYSIVFAHIPGFYAPACR; encoded by the exons ATGGCGGCGGGACTGCTGCTGCCGCAGGCGGCCAGGCTCTGCTTCTGCGTCTGGGCCGTGGCCGTCCTCTCGCTCGCCGGCTCCTCGGCCGCCGTGAACGGCACGAGCGCCGGTGCAGCAGGCGCGGTCGGCGAGGCGGTGGTGGTGGACGCGCGGGCCGCCGTGGCGGAGACGGACTCGGCGTTCGTGTGCGCGACATTGGACTGGTGGCCGCCGGAGAAGTGCGACTACGGCACCTGCGCCTGGGGCCGCGCCGGCCTCCTCAACCTG GACCTGTCCAGCAAGATCCTGCAGAACGCCGTGAAAG CCTTCTCCCCTCTCCGGCTCCGGCTCGGCGGCTCCCTGCAGGACCTGGTGGTCTATGGCACCGGCGACACCGGTGCGCCCTGCTCCCCCTTCACCAAGAACACATCGGCCATGTTCGGGTTCACGCAGGGCTGCCTGCCCATGCACCGGTGGGACGAGCTCAACGCCTTCTTCCAGAAATCTGG cgcacagattgtctttggGCTGAATGCGCTGAATGGCCGGGTCCCAATGCCTGATGGCTCCATGGGAGGGCCATGGGATTACACCAATGCTGCCTCTTTCATCCACTACACCGTCAGCAAGGGATATGATATCTATGGCTGGGAGCTTG GAAacgaactcagtggcagtggagttgGGACTCGGGTCGGTGCAGATCAGTATGCCGCGGATGTGATCAACCTGAACCAAGTCGTTGACAAAGCCTACCAAGGATCGAAACCGCTGGTGATCGCGCCGGGAGGCTTCTTCGACGCGGGTTGGTTCACCGAGCTCGTAGCCAAAACAAAGCCGAACCAGATGGATGTGATCACTCACCATATCTACAATTTAGGCCCCG GTGTTGACACGCATCTGGTTGAGAAAATTCTCAACCCCTCTTATCTCGATAATATGGTAAGCACGTTCAGCAATCTTCAGGGGATTCTGAAGTCCGCTGGGACATCCACCACCGCGTGGGTCGGCGAAGCTGGAGGGGCTTACAACAGTGGCCACCACCTTGTAACTGATGCATTTGTGTTCAGTTTCTG GTACCTGGATCAGCTCGGGATGTCCGCAAAGTACGACACAAAGAGTTATTGCAGGCAAACCTTGGTTGGAGGGAATTATGGCCTGCTCAACACAACAACATTTGAACCAAATCCTGATTACTACAG TGCTCTGCTATGGCATCGCCTCATGGGAACCAAGGTTCTCTCCACGACATTCAACGGCACAAACAAGATCCGTGCTTATACACATTGCGCAAAAGATTCG CAAGGGATCACCCTACTCCTGATCAACCTCAGTGGCAACAACACAAACCATATCTATGTGACCAGCGAGGGTGCACAAGAGGTCACGCATCCCCACGTCGCAAAGGAGCACACAAGGTCCATTCCCAAGCTCGGCGAAACAGCTGGGCTCACAAGACAGGAATACCACCTCACAGCCAAAGATGGGAACCTGCAGAGCCAACATATGCTGCTCAATGGCAATGTGCTGGCCACTGGTGCCAATGGCGCCATCCCCAAGCTGGAGCCTGTGCAGGTTGAGGGAACAGAGCCCATAACCGTGGCCCCTTACTCCATTGTCTTTGCTCATATTCCAGGCTTTTATGCTCCTGCCTGTAGGTAG
- the LOC123142060 gene encoding BTB/POZ and MATH domain-containing protein 2-like, protein MPSGGKPRRSASAIFADTASGHHLLTVHGYSRTKGVPTGERVKSRPFAIGGHRWRIDYYPNGVRAEVADYVSLSLMLDEDEDVAAAPAVKAQYDIRLAGEAEEEEEEGAALASSPVDDFTPGRGWVYTTFVSREELEGSEHLRNDSFTVRCDIVVVRDYRAEDAAVAFVSVPQCDLRRDLAGLLETEKGADVVFEVGGETVAAHRCVLAARSSVFAAELFRPMKEGNADAGVIVRVEDMKPEVFKALLRFAYTGLLPETRKEDQDVTCQHLLVAADRYGMRRLKLICEEKLCECINVGSAAIVLALAEQHRCEGLKKACFDFLAAPANLRAVVATEGFQHLSRSCPSLMAEVITMSLGIT, encoded by the coding sequence ATGCCGTCCGGCGGCAAGCCGCGGAGGTCCGCGTCCGCCATCTTCGCCGACACGGCGAGCGGGCACCACCTCCTCACCGTCCATGGCTACTCCCGCACCAAGGGCGTTCCCACCGGGGAGCGCGTCAAGTCGCGCCCTTTCGCCAtcggcggccaccgctggcgcaTCGACTACTACCCCAACGGCGTGCGCGCGGAGGTCGCCGACTACGTGTCCCTCTCCCTGATGCTCGACGAGGACGAGGAcgtcgcggcggcgccggcggtgaaGGCCCAGTACGACATCCGCCTcgccggcgaggcggaggaggaggaggaggagggggcggcgctggCGTCGTCGCCGGTGGACGACTTCACCCCCGGGAGGGGATGGGTGTACACCACGTTCGTCTCCAGGGAGGAGCTGGAGGGCTCCGAGCATCTCAGGAACGACTCCTTCACCGTCCGGTGCGACATCGTCGTCGTCCGCGACTACCGCGCGGAGGACGCGGCGGTGGCATTCGTCTCCGTTCCCCAGTGCGACCTGCGCCGGGACCTCGCCGGGCTCCTCGAGACCGAGAAGGGCGCCGACGTGGTGTTCGAGGTCGGCGGCGAGACCGTCGCCGCGCACCGGTGCGTGCTCGCGGCCCGCTCCTCGGTCTTCGCCGCCGAGCTCTTCCGGCCGATGAAGGAGGGCAATGCCGACGCGGGCGTCATCGTGCGGGTGGAGGACATGAAGCCGGAGGTGTTCAAGGCTCTGCTCCGTTTTGCATACACCGGCTTGCTGCCGGAGACGCGCAAGGAGGACCAAGACGTGACATGCCAGCACCTGCTCGTCGCGGCGGACAGGTACGGCATGAGGCGGCTGAAGCTGATATGCGAGGAGAAGCTCTGCGAGTGCATAAACGTGGGCTCGGCGGCGATCGTCTTGGCGCTGGCCGAGCAGCACCGTTGCGAGGGGCTGAAGAAGGCGTGCTTCGATTTTCTCGCGGCGCCGGCGAACCTGAGGGCGGTCGTGGCCACCGAAGGCTTCCAGCATCTGAGCAGGAGCTGCCCTTCACTCATGGCCGAGGTGATCACCATGTCCTTGGGCATTACTTAG